One genomic segment of Anaerolineae bacterium includes these proteins:
- the mnmA gene encoding tRNA 2-thiouridine(34) synthase MnmA: MSGGVDSSTAAALLVEQGYDVIGLMLRLWSEVEPGVESTNRCCTPEAVEEARAVAHHLGIPFYLINAEGQFRREVVDCFIEEYSRGRTPNPCVVCNRRVRFGFLLDYALMLGAERLATGHYARVRRSATGLFQLWRGADREKDQSYMLHALDQQQLARALFPLGELTKAEVRQLAAERGLRVADRPESQDLCFVSDGDYRRFLSRWAPETARPGPIVDRKGRRLGTHRGLAFYTVGQRRGLGIAAPEPLYVVELRPAENAVVVGTAAELGRSHLTASPMHWIEGRPESDCLRAEVQIRYRASPVPASITVDGDRVHVTLDRPLRDITPGQSAVLYQGDRCLGGGPIESGDAGEHSADGEPAPS, translated from the coding sequence ATGAGCGGCGGGGTGGATTCTTCCACCGCCGCCGCTCTGTTGGTGGAGCAGGGATACGACGTCATCGGCCTTATGCTCCGCCTCTGGTCCGAGGTCGAGCCGGGAGTCGAGAGCACAAACCGCTGCTGTACCCCTGAGGCGGTGGAAGAGGCGCGCGCGGTGGCCCACCACCTGGGCATCCCCTTCTACCTCATCAACGCCGAGGGGCAGTTCCGCCGTGAGGTGGTGGACTGCTTCATTGAGGAGTACTCCCGAGGGCGCACCCCCAACCCCTGCGTGGTATGCAATCGGCGGGTGCGCTTCGGCTTTCTCCTGGACTATGCCCTCATGCTAGGGGCCGAGAGACTGGCTACCGGACACTATGCCCGCGTCCGCCGGTCGGCAACCGGGCTCTTTCAGCTCTGGCGCGGAGCGGACCGGGAGAAAGATCAATCCTACATGCTGCACGCGCTGGACCAACAGCAGCTGGCGCGAGCCCTGTTTCCCCTGGGGGAGCTGACCAAGGCCGAGGTCCGCCAACTGGCGGCCGAGCGTGGCCTCCGCGTTGCCGACCGACCGGAGAGTCAGGACCTGTGCTTCGTCTCCGATGGCGACTACCGTCGCTTCCTAAGCCGGTGGGCACCGGAAACGGCTCGCCCTGGCCCCATTGTGGACCGGAAGGGGCGGCGATTGGGTACCCACCGAGGGCTGGCATTCTACACCGTCGGGCAGCGGCGCGGCCTCGGCATCGCCGCGCCTGAGCCGCTCTACGTGGTGGAGCTGCGGCCGGCAGAGAATGCGGTGGTAGTCGGGACGGCTGCGGAGTTGGGCCGTAGCCACCTGACCGCCTCGCCCATGCACTGGATCGAGGGCCGGCCGGAGAGCGACTGCCTCCGCGCCGAAGTGCAGATTCGCTACCGCGCCAGTCCCGTGCCGGCGAGCATAACGGTAGACGGCGATCGGGTGCACGTCACCCTTGATCGGCCCCTGCGCGACATCACGCCGGGGCAGAGCGCTGTGCTCTACCAGGGAGACCGCTGCCTGGGCGGCGGGCCCATCGAGAGCGGAGACGCAGGCGAGCACTCGGCCGACGGAGAGCCTGCGCCCTCATGA